One window of Suricata suricatta isolate VVHF042 chromosome 6, meerkat_22Aug2017_6uvM2_HiC, whole genome shotgun sequence genomic DNA carries:
- the CAMK4 gene encoding calcium/calmodulin-dependent protein kinase type IV isoform X3, with product MKTVCGTPGYCAPEILRGCAYGPEVDMWSVGIITYILLCGFEPFYDERGDQFMFRRILNCEYYFISPWWDEVSLNAKDLVRKLIVLDPKKRLTTFQALQHPWVTGKAANFVHMDTAQKKLQEFNARRKLKAAVKAVVASSRLGSASSGHGSIQESQKAGQAPIQDGSEDVKSVSEEEEVQGGGAQVAAEGAESELMKVQSIGEIKDADLNAAKATNMVPKALEDGTEGADPEIEKGLVEEKLKTAEEAGAPKQGQENPAVVFGAQQKDVILPEY from the exons ATGAAGACAGTGTGCGGAACCCCAGGGTACTGCG CACCTGAAATCCTTAGAGGCTGTGCCTATGGACCTGAGGTGGACATGTGGTCTGTCGGAATAATCACCTACATCTT ACTTTGTGGATTTGAACCATTCTATGATGAAAGAGGTGATCAGTTCATGTTCAGGAGAATTCTGAATTGTGAATACTACTTTATCTCCCCCTGGTGGGATGAAGTATCTCTAAATGCCAAGGACTTG GTTAGAAAATTGATTGTTTTGGATCCTAAGAAACGACTGACTACTTTCCAAGCTCTCCAGCACCCATGGGTCACAGGTAAAGCAGCTAATTTTGTACACATGGATACTGCTCAAAAGAAGCTTCAAGAATTCAATGCTCGGCGCAAGCTTAAG GCAGCAGTGAAGGCCGTGGTGGCCTCTTCCCGGCTGGGAAGTGCCAGCAGCGGCCATGGCAGCATCCAAGAGAGCCAGAAGGCTGGCCAAGCACCGATTCAGGATGGCAGTGAAGATGTTAAATCTGTTTCTGAAGAAGAGGAAGTTCAAGGAGGTGGGGCCCAAGTGGCTGCTGAGGGGGCAGAGTCTGAGCTGATGAAGGTACAGTCCATAGGAGAAATTAAAGATGCTGATTTAAATGCTGCCAAGGCCACCAACATGGTGCCCAAGGCCCTAGAAGATGGCACAGAGGGGGCTGACCCGGAAATAGAGAAAGGCCTCGTAGAGGAGAAGCTGAAGACGGCGGAGGAAGCAGGAGCCCCCAAACAAGGGCAAGAAAACCCAGCTGTGGTATTTGGAGCTCAGCAGAAAGATGTCATCCTGCCAGAGTACTGA